Proteins encoded together in one Halorubellus sp. JP-L1 window:
- a CDS encoding AI-2E family transporter, with the protein MNEGATNEDGEAVESGDESGVRLDRGLGVLDVDRGRVALWVVAFAFAVVFAFLVWQYVGTVVLGVFAYYVSRPVFSRFVHPRIESRTVAVAVTLFTVGLPVLALVAWTVVVAVRAFADVMDSELSDQLTALVEPYANLDSLFSDVPGTIAAIVEDPMRLADPALGAGLGDGLGIVLATVGQLFTVLVHAFVVLIVTFYLLRDDYRVAAWARGTFVEPGGILDAYFVAVDRDLKNVFFGNILNALLTGFLAVLTFVALNLVSPPSSSIPEPLLLGLIVGVASLVPVIGIKLVTLPLAAYLFGLTALSGPEDLWFPVAFLAISFVVVDYIPDQLLRPYVSGRSLHVGAVMLAYTLGPFLFGWYGLFLGPFVLVVLFEFARIVVPWLFHPEREVPELGESDDVDGGLVDDSPRAAPTLGGDESPDADAPPPTADELPPGELGEPTRSDPVDAHRGVGSDDEAAND; encoded by the coding sequence ATGAACGAAGGTGCGACGAACGAGGACGGGGAGGCCGTGGAATCGGGCGACGAGAGCGGGGTACGCCTCGATCGCGGGCTGGGGGTGCTCGACGTCGATCGGGGCCGGGTCGCGCTCTGGGTGGTCGCGTTCGCGTTCGCGGTCGTGTTCGCGTTCCTCGTGTGGCAGTACGTGGGGACGGTCGTGTTGGGCGTGTTCGCGTACTACGTGTCGCGGCCGGTGTTCTCGCGGTTCGTGCATCCGCGGATCGAGTCGCGGACGGTCGCCGTCGCCGTGACGCTGTTCACGGTCGGACTTCCCGTGCTGGCGCTGGTCGCGTGGACGGTCGTGGTGGCGGTGCGGGCGTTCGCGGACGTCATGGACAGCGAACTCAGCGACCAGCTCACGGCGCTCGTCGAGCCGTACGCGAACCTCGACTCGCTGTTCTCGGACGTCCCAGGGACGATCGCGGCGATCGTCGAGGACCCGATGCGGCTCGCGGACCCCGCGCTCGGTGCGGGCCTCGGTGACGGCCTCGGGATCGTGCTCGCGACGGTCGGCCAGCTGTTCACGGTACTCGTCCACGCGTTCGTCGTCCTCATCGTCACGTTCTACCTGCTACGGGACGACTACCGGGTGGCGGCGTGGGCGCGCGGGACGTTCGTCGAACCGGGCGGCATCCTGGACGCGTACTTCGTCGCGGTCGACCGCGACCTGAAGAACGTGTTCTTCGGGAACATCCTGAACGCACTCCTCACGGGCTTCCTCGCTGTACTGACGTTCGTCGCGCTGAACCTGGTGTCGCCGCCGTCCTCGAGCATCCCGGAACCGCTGCTCCTCGGGTTGATCGTCGGCGTCGCGAGCCTCGTCCCCGTCATCGGAATCAAGCTCGTCACGCTCCCGCTGGCCGCGTACCTCTTCGGCCTCACCGCACTGAGCGGGCCGGAGGACCTCTGGTTCCCCGTCGCCTTCCTCGCCATCTCGTTCGTCGTCGTCGACTACATCCCCGACCAGTTGCTGCGCCCGTACGTGAGCGGCCGTTCGCTCCACGTCGGCGCGGTGATGCTCGCGTACACGCTCGGCCCGTTCCTCTTCGGGTGGTACGGGCTGTTCCTCGGGCCGTTCGTCCTCGTCGTCCTGTTCGAGTTCGCGCGCATCGTCGTCCCGTGGCTGTTCCACCCGGAGCGCGAAGTCCCGGAACTCGGCGAGTCCGACGACGTCGACGGGGGGCTGGTCGACGACTCGCCACGCGCCGCTCCGACGCTCGGAGGCGACGAGTCGCCGGACGCCGACGCGCCGCCACCGACCGCGGACGAGCTGCCGCCGGGGGAACTCGGGGAGCCGACGCGGTCCGACCCGGTGGACGCGCACCGGGGCGTCGGGAGCGACGACGAGGCCGCAAACGACTGA
- a CDS encoding rubrerythrin family protein has translation MDAAALRDAVETAKQSELDRLGSSKYLIALTGADLGEDAVLAAVAESEYLARETFAGWRDDATDDDVREAFSAVADQEAEHYDRVCDRLGARPEPDHAGAVHGYLREREDAVARIAGGLVGRPLVSLRAHTQVVGFYVNEADRAGADLFRDLKAETAEELDTGLELLDAHCETDEDRERAQATAEYVVQLAYDEYADSLTELGVNPKSTC, from the coding sequence ATGGACGCCGCTGCCCTCCGGGACGCCGTGGAGACCGCGAAGCAGTCGGAGCTGGATCGATTGGGGTCCTCGAAGTACCTGATCGCGCTGACGGGCGCCGACCTCGGCGAGGACGCCGTCCTCGCGGCCGTCGCCGAGAGCGAGTACCTCGCGCGGGAGACGTTCGCCGGCTGGCGGGACGACGCGACCGACGACGACGTCCGGGAGGCGTTCTCCGCCGTCGCCGACCAGGAGGCCGAGCACTACGACCGCGTCTGCGACCGCCTCGGCGCGCGCCCGGAACCGGACCACGCGGGCGCGGTCCACGGCTACCTCCGCGAGCGCGAGGACGCCGTCGCGAGGATCGCGGGCGGGCTCGTCGGGCGACCGCTCGTCAGCCTCCGCGCGCACACGCAGGTCGTCGGGTTCTACGTCAACGAGGCCGACAGGGCGGGCGCGGACCTCTTCCGGGACCTCAAGGCCGAGACCGCCGAGGAACTCGATACCGGCCTCGAACTCCTCGACGCGCACTGCGAGACGGACGAGGATCGCGAGCGCGCGCAGGCGACCGCCGAGTACGTCGTCCAGCTCGCGTACGACGAGTACGCGGACTCGCTCACCGAACTCGGCGTCAACCCCAAGTCCACGTGCTGA
- a CDS encoding MBL fold metallo-hydrolase, protein MTSQDVSDAPTVAPRVLADRVARGDDVAIVDLRNRDEVDEWRIDGPNVTVEQVPYSRFVQAQVTGDVADLVADVPEPLVVVCAAGEASAEVANALAEAGVDAVHLEAGMEGWARLITSVETETSAGTIVQYDRPSSGCLSYLLVSGDEAVVVDPLRAFTDRYARDASDRNADIAYAIDTHVHADHVSGVRDVARGTDAQPVLPEGARERGLTYGARPLAAGETLAFGDAAVRAVGLPGHTSEMTGLEFGDAVLVGDSVFVDGVARPDLEAQFDDDPEARALDLAERLHRTITEQLCSLPPTTRLFPGHRSPDAPRADDGTFSTTVADVHDTLDAVGRDRAAFVDAVLSESPPPKNYRRIVDVNLGRESIDDETAFELELGPNNCAVN, encoded by the coding sequence ATGACCTCCCAGGACGTCTCGGACGCGCCGACGGTCGCGCCGCGCGTACTCGCCGACCGGGTGGCGCGCGGCGACGACGTCGCCATCGTCGACCTCCGGAACCGCGACGAGGTCGACGAGTGGCGGATCGACGGCCCTAACGTCACCGTCGAGCAGGTGCCGTACTCGCGGTTCGTGCAGGCGCAGGTGACGGGTGACGTCGCGGACCTCGTCGCGGACGTCCCCGAGCCCTTGGTGGTGGTGTGCGCGGCCGGCGAGGCGAGCGCGGAGGTCGCGAACGCGCTCGCGGAGGCCGGCGTGGACGCCGTCCATCTGGAAGCGGGCATGGAGGGGTGGGCGCGGCTCATCACGTCCGTGGAGACGGAGACGAGCGCGGGGACGATAGTCCAGTACGACCGGCCGTCGAGCGGGTGCCTGAGTTACCTGCTCGTCTCGGGCGACGAGGCGGTCGTGGTCGACCCGCTCCGGGCGTTCACGGACCGGTACGCGCGGGACGCGAGCGACCGGAACGCGGACATCGCGTACGCGATCGATACGCACGTGCACGCCGACCACGTCTCCGGCGTTCGCGACGTCGCGCGCGGCACGGACGCCCAGCCCGTGCTGCCGGAGGGCGCGCGCGAGCGCGGACTGACGTACGGTGCACGACCGCTCGCGGCCGGCGAGACGCTCGCGTTCGGCGACGCGGCCGTGCGCGCGGTCGGACTTCCCGGCCACACCTCGGAGATGACGGGCCTGGAGTTCGGGGACGCGGTCCTCGTCGGCGACTCCGTCTTCGTCGACGGCGTCGCCCGACCGGACCTCGAAGCACAGTTCGACGATGACCCGGAGGCGAGAGCGCTCGACCTCGCGGAACGCCTGCATCGAACGATCACGGAGCAGCTCTGCTCGCTTCCGCCGACGACGCGACTGTTCCCGGGGCACCGGAGTCCGGACGCGCCGCGCGCCGACGACGGCACGTTCTCGACGACCGTCGCCGACGTCCACGACACCCTGGACGCAGTCGGTCGCGACCGGGCGGCGTTCGTCGACGCGGTGCTCTCCGAGTCGCCGCCACCGAAGAACTACCGGCGCATCGTCGACGTGAACCTCGGCCGGGAGTCCATCGACGACGAGACGGCGTTCGAACTGGAACTCGGCCCGAACAACTGCGCAGTGAACTGA
- a CDS encoding 2Fe-2S iron-sulfur cluster-binding protein, with protein sequence MTEYTVEFVGTGESITVSDKQTILKRCIEEGIAQEYSCRVGMCLACSAEIVEGDVTQPAARGLTDEERENYALTCMARPNSDLKLDRGEYPPSIEDDVDAMGDQAAAADD encoded by the coding sequence ATGACGGAGTACACCGTGGAGTTCGTGGGGACGGGCGAGTCCATCACCGTCTCGGACAAGCAGACGATCCTCAAGCGATGCATCGAGGAGGGCATCGCCCAGGAGTACTCGTGCCGGGTCGGGATGTGCCTGGCGTGCTCGGCGGAGATCGTCGAGGGCGACGTCACCCAGCCCGCCGCCCGCGGTCTCACGGACGAGGAGAGAGAGAACTACGCGCTGACGTGCATGGCACGCCCGAACTCGGACCTCAAACTCGACCGCGGCGAGTACCCGCCGAGCATCGAGGACGACGTCGACGCGATGGGCGACCAGGCCGCGGCCGCCGACGACTGA
- a CDS encoding geranylgeranyl reductase family protein, whose product MTTHEYDVVVVGAGTSGCYAAATLAREGLSVAVVERKTEEEAGHIACGDALKGANAFPEAIPKSKIESAFTNTDVDHGRFEIPQEDTVLDIPVPGELAVIDRWEYGRLIIDGASEAGAEFHYDTVVQDVQQTADGQVAGVRGKRKGDVVTYDADVVIDAAGALSILQDKADLEAATFDTNVTYSQFCSAYREIVEVDEPVEWSDALVFKPTERAAGYLWYFPRTETEINVGLGFQMTEEPMKLVEDLKRDLRARPEFQGATVTDKLGAALPTRRPYDSAVAPGFIAVGDAAGHVNPTTGGGIAGAAYAGKYAAEQAMDAIAAGDVSEAALWAYNERVMEHFGGRYAALDVYNILSTAVDVDDLMGLLAALPGENLAEALYEGSTSFGLKLKLKAAIKSFGYWGQIYDFYRTKTVADDLLSHYEQYPSSPDSFDVWQNRRDDIMDDVYATTGADPKY is encoded by the coding sequence ATGACCACGCACGAGTACGACGTCGTCGTCGTCGGTGCCGGCACGTCGGGCTGTTACGCCGCGGCGACGCTCGCCCGCGAAGGCCTGTCCGTCGCCGTCGTCGAACGGAAGACCGAGGAGGAGGCGGGCCACATCGCGTGCGGCGACGCGCTGAAGGGCGCGAACGCGTTCCCGGAGGCGATCCCGAAGTCGAAGATCGAGTCGGCGTTCACGAACACGGACGTCGACCACGGTCGCTTCGAGATCCCACAGGAGGACACCGTCCTCGACATTCCGGTCCCGGGCGAACTCGCGGTCATCGACCGCTGGGAGTACGGCCGCCTCATCATCGACGGGGCGAGCGAGGCGGGCGCGGAGTTCCACTACGACACGGTCGTGCAGGACGTCCAGCAGACCGCCGACGGCCAGGTCGCCGGCGTCCGCGGGAAGCGCAAGGGCGACGTCGTCACGTACGACGCGGACGTCGTCATCGACGCCGCGGGCGCGCTCAGCATCCTCCAGGACAAGGCCGACCTGGAGGCCGCGACGTTCGACACGAACGTGACGTACTCGCAGTTCTGTTCGGCGTACCGCGAGATCGTCGAGGTCGACGAACCCGTCGAGTGGTCGGACGCGCTCGTGTTCAAGCCGACGGAGCGCGCGGCGGGCTACCTCTGGTACTTCCCTCGCACCGAGACGGAGATCAACGTCGGACTCGGGTTCCAGATGACCGAGGAGCCGATGAAGCTCGTCGAGGACCTGAAGCGCGACCTGCGAGCGCGACCGGAGTTCCAGGGCGCGACGGTCACGGACAAACTCGGCGCGGCGCTCCCGACGCGGCGGCCGTACGACTCCGCGGTCGCGCCAGGGTTCATCGCGGTCGGCGACGCCGCCGGCCACGTCAATCCGACGACGGGCGGCGGGATCGCCGGCGCGGCGTACGCCGGGAAGTACGCGGCCGAGCAAGCGATGGACGCGATCGCCGCGGGCGACGTGAGCGAGGCGGCGCTCTGGGCGTACAACGAGCGCGTCATGGAGCACTTCGGCGGCCGATACGCGGCCCTGGACGTGTACAACATCCTCTCGACCGCGGTCGACGTCGACGACCTCATGGGCTTGCTCGCGGCACTCCCCGGCGAGAACCTCGCGGAGGCACTGTACGAGGGGTCGACGAGCTTCGGCCTGAAACTCAAACTCAAGGCCGCGATCAAGAGCTTCGGGTACTGGGGCCAGATCTACGACTTCTACAGGACGAAGACCGTCGCGGACGACCTGCTCTCGCACTACGAGCAGTACCCGAGTTCGCCCGACAGCTTCGACGTGTGGCAGAATCGACGCGACGACATCATGGACGACGTGTACGCGACGACGGGCGCGGACCCGAAGTACTGA
- a CDS encoding amidohydrolase, translating into MTRVDRERLVALRREFHRQPEPAWREFWTTARIVEELEAIGVDELYVGRDALDGEHRIALPEDAALGEWFERARDAGVDEETLAAMEGGYTGCVAVVDCGPGPTVGLRVDIDGLPRAESTDDEHVPAKEGFRSETGAMHACGHDGHATIGLGVVEAIRDSEFSGTLKVFFQPAEEVIGGGKAMASSEHLADVDYLYAVHLGLDHPTGEVVAGIDGFLAVEHLDVRFEGAPGHAGAKPEEGRNAMQAMAAAVQNMYGISRHSDGATRVNAGVVEGGTASNIIAEDVRAQIEVRGETTELKDYMSDRVEDVVAGAARMHECEFDVSLGGQAPSATSDQALVDYVSDVAGGTEGVDSIVERDELGGSEDATFLMQAVQDRGGLACYVGVGTDHPGGHHTATFDVDEDSLPIGIDVLVGAIERVAAERP; encoded by the coding sequence ATGACACGAGTCGACCGCGAGCGACTGGTCGCGTTGCGTCGCGAGTTCCATCGACAGCCCGAACCGGCGTGGCGCGAGTTCTGGACGACCGCGCGCATCGTCGAGGAACTGGAGGCGATCGGCGTGGACGAACTGTACGTCGGGCGGGACGCGCTCGACGGCGAGCACCGGATCGCACTCCCGGAGGACGCGGCGCTCGGCGAGTGGTTCGAGCGGGCGCGCGACGCCGGCGTGGACGAGGAGACGCTCGCCGCGATGGAGGGCGGATACACGGGCTGCGTCGCCGTCGTCGACTGCGGACCGGGCCCGACCGTCGGGTTGCGCGTCGACATCGACGGCCTGCCGCGCGCGGAGTCCACGGACGACGAGCACGTCCCGGCGAAGGAGGGGTTCCGGTCCGAGACGGGCGCGATGCACGCCTGCGGGCACGACGGTCACGCCACCATCGGTCTCGGCGTCGTCGAGGCGATCCGCGACTCCGAATTCTCGGGGACGCTGAAGGTGTTCTTCCAGCCCGCCGAGGAGGTCATCGGCGGCGGGAAGGCGATGGCGTCGAGCGAGCACCTCGCGGACGTCGACTACCTCTACGCCGTCCACCTCGGCCTCGACCACCCGACGGGCGAGGTCGTGGCGGGCATCGACGGGTTCCTCGCCGTCGAGCACCTCGACGTCCGGTTCGAGGGAGCGCCCGGTCACGCCGGCGCGAAGCCCGAGGAGGGACGGAACGCGATGCAAGCGATGGCCGCGGCGGTCCAGAACATGTACGGGATCAGCCGGCACTCCGACGGCGCGACGCGCGTGAACGCCGGCGTCGTCGAGGGCGGGACGGCGTCGAACATCATCGCCGAGGACGTCCGCGCGCAGATCGAAGTGCGTGGGGAGACCACCGAACTGAAGGACTACATGAGCGATCGCGTCGAGGACGTCGTCGCGGGCGCGGCCCGGATGCACGAGTGCGAGTTCGACGTCTCCCTCGGTGGGCAAGCGCCGAGCGCGACGAGCGACCAGGCGCTCGTCGACTACGTGTCCGACGTCGCCGGCGGTACCGAGGGCGTCGACTCGATCGTCGAGCGGGACGAACTCGGCGGGAGCGAGGATGCGACCTTCCTCATGCAGGCCGTGCAGGACCGCGGCGGACTGGCGTGCTACGTCGGCGTCGGCACCGACCATCCCGGCGGGCACCACACCGCGACGTTCGACGTCGACGAGGACTCGCTCCCGATCGGCATCGACGTCCTCGTCGGCGCCATCGAGCGCGTCGCCGCGGAACGGCCCTGA
- a CDS encoding uS10/mL48 family ribosomal protein, with amino-acid sequence MSFVTRLTLESGDRTVLDSVVDDICDAASRKGAELKGPRSHPPTELRVPLQKSVADADAFGNWEYTVYERTVELVGHDDLARSIADWEFPSSVHVSVEVENVRSQGQRPL; translated from the coding sequence ATGAGCTTCGTCACACGCCTCACCCTGGAGAGCGGGGACCGGACCGTCCTCGATTCGGTCGTCGACGACATCTGCGACGCCGCCTCGCGGAAGGGCGCAGAGCTGAAGGGTCCGCGCTCGCACCCGCCGACCGAACTCCGAGTCCCGCTCCAGAAGTCCGTCGCGGACGCGGACGCGTTCGGCAACTGGGAGTACACCGTCTACGAGCGCACGGTCGAACTCGTCGGGCACGACGACCTCGCGCGCTCGATCGCGGACTGGGAGTTCCCGTCCTCCGTCCACGTGAGCGTCGAGGTCGAGAACGTTCGCTCGCAGGGCCAGCGCCCGCTGTAG
- a CDS encoding bis(5'-nucleosyl)-tetraphosphatase has product MTVEATSAGAILFRDTRGQREYLLLKSRPGDWEFPKGGVEGDEELQQTAIREVKEEAGIHDFRLLDGFRKDYDYVFEAGGDTIHKTVHLFIAKSYEASAELSTEHRDLQWRDYDQAVNTVTQDGPREILEEAHEYLNALEDEDEI; this is encoded by the coding sequence ATGACAGTCGAAGCTACGAGCGCGGGTGCCATCCTCTTCCGGGACACTCGGGGCCAGCGCGAGTACCTTCTCCTCAAGAGCCGTCCCGGGGACTGGGAGTTCCCGAAGGGCGGCGTTGAGGGCGACGAGGAGTTACAGCAGACCGCCATCCGCGAGGTGAAGGAGGAAGCCGGCATCCACGACTTCCGCCTGCTCGACGGGTTCCGCAAGGACTACGACTACGTCTTCGAGGCCGGCGGGGACACCATCCACAAGACCGTGCACCTGTTCATCGCGAAGTCCTACGAGGCGAGCGCCGAGCTGTCCACGGAGCACCGCGACCTCCAGTGGCGCGACTACGACCAGGCCGTGAACACGGTCACGCAGGACGGGCCGCGCGAGATCCTGGAGGAAGCCCACGAGTACCTGAACGCGCTCGAGGACGAGGACGAGATATAG
- a CDS encoding DUF5787 family protein, whose product MTLPGADAEFPFELAVCRWAEREWPPGRERDSAVLVARQLGTRDRRWDTVVVECDLAGLTARGAFGERALSSNDLHVVRNAPADWTYYRDALPDPGYPWRYVREAIHALSARGAIEHRKRGGRIEIRRIGPYPDWVRRIVAVENKPDLDRKAADVLADQVETDVALSLADEAWVATRSTDDRVEPALLEGLPVEAGILAVDDAVGTEAERTTADVVWHPRSLAVDDPGTRVLENPDAADSTDGFDASAARFEYVDVDWKREKRAAIAERAYERGWRSYVDAMRPDCRHFALEAAGDGLVPFCEAKDRCQTSAQCRGACGDFEPEPPAWRQRGWPIDGGPGKGARRVLERRQQRRRPTPDDA is encoded by the coding sequence GTGACGCTTCCGGGTGCGGACGCGGAGTTCCCGTTCGAACTGGCGGTGTGTCGCTGGGCGGAGCGCGAGTGGCCGCCGGGCCGCGAGCGCGACAGCGCCGTGCTCGTCGCGCGCCAGCTCGGCACGCGCGACCGCCGGTGGGACACCGTCGTCGTCGAGTGCGACCTCGCGGGCCTGACGGCGCGCGGGGCGTTCGGGGAGCGAGCGCTCTCATCGAACGACCTGCACGTCGTGCGGAACGCGCCCGCGGATTGGACGTACTATCGGGACGCACTTCCCGACCCCGGGTATCCGTGGCGGTACGTCCGCGAGGCGATCCACGCGCTGTCGGCGCGTGGCGCGATCGAGCACCGCAAGCGCGGCGGCCGCATCGAGATCCGCCGCATCGGGCCGTACCCGGACTGGGTGCGGCGGATCGTCGCCGTCGAGAACAAGCCCGACCTGGACCGGAAAGCCGCGGACGTGCTCGCGGACCAGGTCGAGACCGACGTCGCGCTCTCGCTCGCGGACGAGGCGTGGGTCGCGACGCGCTCGACGGACGACCGCGTCGAACCGGCGCTCCTGGAGGGATTGCCGGTCGAGGCGGGCATCCTCGCGGTCGACGACGCCGTCGGCACCGAGGCCGAGCGGACGACCGCGGACGTCGTCTGGCACCCGCGGTCGCTGGCCGTGGACGACCCCGGTACCAGGGTTCTCGAGAACCCCGACGCCGCGGACTCCACGGACGGCTTCGACGCGTCCGCGGCGCGCTTCGAGTACGTGGACGTGGACTGGAAGCGAGAGAAGCGAGCGGCGATCGCGGAGCGCGCGTACGAGCGCGGGTGGCGGTCGTACGTCGACGCGATGCGCCCGGACTGCCGGCACTTCGCGCTCGAGGCCGCCGGCGACGGCCTCGTTCCCTTCTGTGAGGCGAAGGACCGCTGCCAGACGAGCGCCCAGTGCCGGGGCGCGTGTGGCGACTTCGAGCCGGAACCGCCGGCGTGGCGCCAGCGCGGGTGGCCGATCGACGGCGGCCCCGGGAAGGGCGCGCGTCGCGTTCTCGAGCGACGTCAGCAGCGGCGTCGGCCGACGCCGGACGACGCCTGA
- a CDS encoding DUF5797 family protein, whose amino-acid sequence MTLSEEARDRLADIVELQPTKNGELQERWGMESGSDVHQYLENELGEHYYRNDDSLICATPEAAELVDVEPGIVSGDDGTTTAVRVPRLQARIVEVLPTADEDGDSVVAVLHALRDAYDVDPSTDDVRSALQALKRKGVVEAVYTTVPTFRLAVDRDELDVAISDE is encoded by the coding sequence ATGACGCTCTCCGAGGAGGCACGCGACCGGCTGGCGGACATCGTGGAACTCCAGCCGACGAAGAACGGGGAACTGCAGGAGCGCTGGGGGATGGAGAGCGGGAGCGACGTCCACCAGTACCTCGAGAACGAACTGGGCGAGCACTACTACCGGAACGACGACAGCCTGATCTGCGCGACGCCGGAGGCCGCGGAGCTCGTCGACGTGGAACCGGGGATCGTCTCGGGCGACGACGGGACGACGACGGCGGTGCGCGTCCCGCGCCTGCAGGCCCGTATCGTCGAGGTGCTGCCGACGGCCGACGAGGACGGCGACAGCGTGGTCGCGGTCCTGCACGCGCTGCGGGACGCGTACGACGTGGATCCGTCGACGGACGACGTGCGGTCCGCGCTCCAGGCCCTCAAGCGCAAGGGCGTCGTCGAGGCGGTCTACACGACCGTCCCGACGTTCCGGCTCGCGGTCGACCGCGACGAACTCGACGTCGCCATCTCCGACGAGTAG
- a CDS encoding transcription factor S — translation MEFCDECGSMMKTEGDHWVCGSCGHEQARADAKTEQAQMVTTEGQEHSEVVDVTEAEERGLPTSTEHCPKCDNDRAYYYMQQIRAADESETRFFICTECEHKWREDDN, via the coding sequence ATGGAGTTCTGTGACGAATGCGGTTCGATGATGAAGACCGAGGGCGACCACTGGGTGTGCGGGAGTTGCGGGCACGAGCAGGCCCGTGCGGACGCGAAGACCGAGCAGGCCCAGATGGTGACGACGGAGGGCCAGGAGCACTCGGAGGTCGTGGACGTCACGGAGGCCGAGGAGCGAGGCCTGCCGACGTCGACCGAGCACTGCCCGAAGTGCGACAACGACCGGGCGTACTACTACATGCAGCAGATTCGCGCGGCCGACGAGTCCGAGACGCGGTTCTTCATCTGCACCGAGTGCGAGCACAAGTGGCGCGAGGACGACAACTGA